In Primulina eburnea isolate SZY01 chromosome 3, ASM2296580v1, whole genome shotgun sequence, one DNA window encodes the following:
- the LOC140825993 gene encoding omega-6 fatty acid desaturase, chloroplastic-like → MACRLAHSGFLFWRPQKKQCAGKRADAQNCTSPGTYLLKWENLPQRGTAQKLCLIPFKRCKIVRAKAVSVAPSPTDSTEHRQQLCQNYGFRQIGEPLPDNVTIKDIIDTLPRKVFEIDDIKAWKSVLVSVTSYSLGIWMIAKAPWYLLPLSWAWTGTAITGFFVIGHDCAHKSFSRNKLLEDVVGTLAFMPLIYPYEPWRFKHDRHHAKTNMLLEDTAWHPVIREEFESSPALRKGIIFGYGPFRTWMSIAHWLMWHFDLKKFRPNEVNRVKISLACVFAFMAIGWPLIIYKTGVIGWVKFWLMPWLGYHFWMSTFTMVHHTAPHIPFKSSNEWNAAQAQLNGTVHCDYPSWIEILCHDINVHIPHHISSRIPSYNLRKAHKSLQENWGKYLNEATWNWRLMKTILTICHVYDKDQNYIAFDELSPEESQPITFLKKVMPNYA, encoded by the exons ATGGCTTGTAGACTTGCACACTCCGGCTTTCTTTTCTGG AGACCCCAAAAGAAGCAGTGTGCGGGCAAACGAGCTGATGCCCAAAATTGCACTTCACCAG GTACATATCTTTTGAAGTGGGAAAATCTACCTCAAAGAGGAACTGCACAGAAACTGTGTCTCATTCCCTTTAAAAGGTGTAAAATTGTGAGAGCGAAGGCTGTCTCAGTGGCACCATCTCCAACTGATAGCACAGAGCATAGACAACAGTTATGTCAAAATTATGGGTTTCGGCAGATTGGAGAACCTCTACCAGATAATGTAACAATAAAAGATATAATCGATACATTACCAAGAAAG GTGTTCGAAATAGATGATATCAAAGCATGGAAGTCTGTACTGGTATCTGTAACTTCCTATTCTTTGGGGATTTGGATGATAGCCAAAGCACCATGGTATCTTCTTCCTCTGTCTTGGGCCTGGACTGGTACTGCTATTACAGGG TTTTTTGTTATAGGACATGATTGTGCACACAAATCATTCTCACGGAACAAATTATTGGAAGATGTTGTTGGAACTCTGGCCTTCATGCCTCTGATATACCCCTATGAACCATGGCGATTTAAGCATGATAGGCATCATGCGAAAACAAATAT GTTGCTAGAGGATACGGCCTGGCACCCTGTTATAAGAGAGGAATTTGAGTCTTCACCAGCACTTCGAAAGGGGATTATCTTTGGATATGGCCCATTCAGAACATGGATGTCTATTGCTCACTG GTTGATGTGGCACTTTGATCTGAAGAAGTTCAGACCTAATGAAGTTAACCGTGTGAAAATAAGCCTGGCCTGTGTATTTGCTTTTATGGCTATTGGATGGCCACTGATAATATACAAGACCGGAGTCATAGGCTGGGTCAAGTTCTGGTTGATGCCGTGGTTAGGCTATCACTTCTGG ATGAGCACTTTCACAATGGTCCATCACACTGCTCCTCATATACCCTTCAAGTCTTCAAATGAGTGGAATGCTGCTCAGGCCCAGCTTAATGGAACTGTTCACTGCGATTACCCGAGTTG GATTGAAATTCTTTGTCATGATATCAACGTACACATTCCTCATCACATTTCATCGAGAATTCCTAGCTATAACTTGAGGAAAGCACATAAATCGCTTCAAGAAAACTGGGGGAAG TACCTGAATGAAGCTACATGGAATTGGCGTTTGATGAAGACGATTCTGACCATATGTCATGTTTACGACAAGGACCAAAACTACATTGCTTTCGACGAACTCTCCCCTGAGGAATCTCAACCAATCACATTCCTTAAAAAAGTAATGCCCAATTATGCGTGA
- the LOC140825994 gene encoding omega-6 fatty acid desaturase, chloroplastic-like — protein sequence MAFTLANSNFLFLGAQKEQCAGNRVAAQHCTSSGTYLLKWENLPQTETAEKPCLIPFKRCKIVKAKAVSVAPSPTDSTEHRQQLSQNYGFRQIGEPLPDNVTIKDIMDTIPRKVFEIDDIKALKSVLISVTSYALGIWMIAKAPWYLLPLSWAWTGTAITGFFIIGHDCAHKSFSRNKLLEDVVGTLAFMPLIYPYEPWRFKHDRHHAKTNMLLQDTAWHPLKRENLETSPALRKAIIFAYGPFRPWMSIAHWLMWHFDLKKFRSNEVNRVKISLTCVFTFMAIGWPLIIYKTGVIGWVKFWLMPWLGYHFWMSTFTMVHHTAPHIPFKSSNEWNAAQAQLNGTVHCDYPSWIEILCHDINVHIPHHISPKIPSYNLREAHKSLQENWGKYLNEATWNWRLMKTLMTVCHVYDKEQNYIAFDELVPEDSQPITFLKKVMPNYA from the exons ATGGCTTTTACACTTGCAAactccaacttccttttcttg GGAGCCCAAAAGGAGCAGTGTGCGGGCAATCGAGTTGCCGCCCAACATTGTACTTCGTCAG GTACATATCTTTTGAAGTGGGAAAATCTACCTCAAACAGAAACTGCAGAGAAACCGTGTCTCATACCCTTTAAAAGGTGTAAAATCGTGAAAGCGAAGGCTGTCTCAGTGGCACCATCTCCAACTGATAGCACAGAGCATAGACAGCAGTTAAGTCAAAATTATGGCTTTCGGCAGATTGGAGAACCACTTCCAGATAATGTGACAATAAAGGATATAATGGATACAATCCCTAGAAAG GTGTTCGAAATAGATGATATCAAAGCGTTGAAGTCTGTACTGATATCTGTAACTTCCTATGCTTTGGGGATTTGGATGATAGCCAAAGCACCGTGGTATCTTCTTCCTCTGTCTTGGGCCTGGACGGGAACCGCTATTACAGGG TTTTTTATTATAGGACACGATTGTGCACACAAATCATTCTCACGGAACAAATTGTTGGAAGATGTTGTTGGAACTCTGGCCTTCATGCCACTGATATACCCCTATGAACCATGGCGATTTAAGCATGATAGGCATCATGCAAAAACAAATAT GTTGCTACAGGATACGGCCTGGCACCCTCTTAAAAGAGAGAATCTGGAGACCTCACCAGCACTTCGAAAGGCGATTATCTTTGCATACGGCCCATTCAGACCATGGATGTCTATTGCTCACTG GTTGATGTGGCACTTTGATCTGAAGAAGTTCAGATCTAATGAAGTTAACCGTGTGAAAATAAGCCTGACCTGTGTATTTACTTTTATGGCTATTGGATGGCCGCTGATAATATACAAGACCGGAGTCATAGGCTGGGTCAAGTTCTGGTTGATGCCGTGGTTAGGCTATCACTTCTGG ATGAGCACTTTCACAATGGTCCATCACACTGCACCTCATATACCCTTCAAGTCCTCGAATGAGTGGAATGCTGCTCAGGCCCAGCTTAATGGAACTGTTCACTGCGATTACCCGAGTTG GATTGAAATTCTTTGTCATGATATCAACGTACACATTCCTCATCACATTTCACCAAAAATTCCTAGCTATAACTTGAGGGAAGCTCATAAATCGCTACAAGAAAACTGGGGGAAG TACCTGAATGAGGCTACATGGAACTGGCGTTTGATGAAGACGCTTATGACTGTATGTCATGTTTACGACAAGGAACAAAACTACATCGCCTTCGACGAACTCGTTCCCGAGGACTCTCAACCAATCACGTTCCTTAAAAAAGTAATGCCCAATTATGCGTGA